CCGCCTGCGTCTGTCCGGTCATTTCTATCTCGAGACCCGTTCGTCCTCCGAAGGACGGGATCCGGGTGACGGGAAGCAAAAATCTCCTGCTCTTCCCCGGAGGGATCTCCCGGTCGAAGGTGGTTTCCCAGTCCGCATTCTCCGTCCATTGTTTTTGCCCTTCCCACAAGATCGACCTGCGATATCCCCGAAGACGGATCCTCTCCACCCGGAACGGCGTCCTGCTGTTGTTTGAAACTTCGAACAATCCGAACGTCCGGGAATCTTCCCTCATACGGGTAAATCCCAGAAGCCTCAACCGGATCCCGTTCCCCCTTCCCTCGATGGGAAGGGGATCGGTCGGTCCGGCCTCTTTCATGGACCGGAGACGATCGACGGCTCGTTTCTTCGACTCCTTTACTTCCAGAGATTTCTGAATTTCTGTTTTCAGGGGGTTCAGGTTGACCACGGTTTCCTCCCGGGGAGAAAGGAAGGTGACGAGGTCGTCCTCTTTTCCCGGAGGCACCATCACGATTCGGAAGGTCAACCTTTTGTTGAGCGTGTAAATGATCATGTTCGTCCGGGCGTCCGGATTGTAGGTGATGGGTTTGATCTTGACCCTTTTTCCGAACACTTCGGCCAGAAAAAGCTTGGAGTCCCCCATATAGACCTCCTTGGCGTCTTCCGGAAGGTCAACGAGAGTGACGTGAGACACCGCTGTCCGGAGGGTGTAGATGCGGTCGGGATCGTAGACCCGGGTGCGGATCCCCCC
The sequence above is drawn from the Leptospirillum ferriphilum ML-04 genome and encodes:
- a CDS encoding TrbG/VirB9 family P-type conjugative transfer protein, with protein sequence MKKGFLAGFLLSLAVVLLPTFYYMDARSSSGRQGKTEIPATPPDLFGGNPKGDPFPSASHAPDPSLAPIPSSPAPPASSPGPDAGPSVSPSAEKEEPASEIVMLKKPLPVPAIPPSPPARPEGGIRTRVYDPDRIYTLRTAVSHVTLVDLPEDAKEVYMGDSKLFLAEVFGKRVKIKPITYNPDARTNMIIYTLNKRLTFRIVMVPPGKEDDLVTFLSPREETVVNLNPLKTEIQKSLEVKESKKRAVDRLRSMKEAGPTDPLPIEGRGNGIRLRLLGFTRMREDSRTFGLFEVSNNSRTPFRVERIRLRGYRRSILWEGQKQWTENADWETTFDREIPPGKSRRFLLPVTRIPSFGGRTGLEIEMTGQTQAGPEIIRGDAGGEGH